The following are from one region of the Nocardia terpenica genome:
- a CDS encoding DUF6582 domain-containing protein, protein MNNSITKAMAAITSADAAPDDAPYGGFEAILSTPALDRDGDQLRTSEWKTPLPEHITVDIDHEMSVRGTVGSATPYLDDDGNLRIRAQFASTATAQEVRTLVKEGHVRTVSVAFMTDKSALKDGRPSREVLNAGIVAVPSNREALILSAKSATEPYGPDADYADPGFQPDKRKRYPLRDAEEVRTAWDYVHQQRNRRPYTAEQLTHIESKIRAAAHRYGVELDDSKALAGMVDVKAGARNSASDQALIQSIHDASGQLGAACVPGDDTGYEDGANMRAVAAAETKSADTPAVLDFQTFLARLSALLTEATTASPNSAGTPQDSHGESATSPADPPADAAPQGPADAAGDAAVAAEESGDAVAAAQAELHARLALASLAEDALSDEIH, encoded by the coding sequence GTGAACAATTCGATAACCAAGGCGATGGCCGCGATCACCTCGGCCGACGCCGCGCCCGACGATGCGCCCTACGGCGGTTTCGAGGCCATCCTGTCGACTCCGGCGCTCGATCGCGACGGCGATCAGCTGCGCACCTCGGAGTGGAAAACGCCGCTGCCGGAACACATTACGGTCGATATCGACCATGAGATGAGCGTGCGCGGCACGGTCGGCAGCGCCACCCCCTACCTCGACGATGACGGCAACCTCCGCATCCGAGCGCAATTCGCCTCCACCGCAACAGCGCAGGAAGTTCGCACACTCGTCAAGGAAGGCCACGTCCGGACCGTGTCGGTAGCCTTCATGACCGACAAGAGTGCCCTCAAGGACGGGCGTCCCTCGCGGGAGGTACTCAACGCGGGCATCGTCGCCGTCCCGTCCAACCGCGAGGCGTTGATCCTGTCGGCGAAATCGGCCACCGAACCGTACGGCCCCGACGCCGACTACGCCGATCCAGGCTTCCAGCCCGACAAGCGGAAGCGATATCCGCTCCGCGATGCCGAGGAGGTCCGTACTGCCTGGGATTACGTCCACCAGCAGCGCAACCGCCGCCCGTACACGGCCGAGCAACTGACACACATCGAATCCAAGATCCGCGCCGCCGCGCACCGCTACGGCGTCGAACTCGACGACTCCAAGGCATTGGCGGGGATGGTCGATGTCAAAGCGGGAGCCCGGAATTCGGCATCGGACCAAGCCCTGATCCAGTCTATCCACGATGCCTCCGGCCAGCTCGGTGCCGCCTGCGTGCCCGGCGACGACACCGGGTACGAGGACGGCGCGAATATGCGCGCGGTGGCGGCGGCCGAGACCAAGTCCGCCGACACGCCTGCTGTTCTCGACTTTCAGACCTTCCTCGCCCGGCTCAGCGCACTGCTGACCGAGGCCACTACCGCCAGCCCGAATAGTGCTGGCACGCCGCAAGATTCGCACGGCGAATCGGCGACGTCACCCGCTGATCCTCCCGCTGACGCCGCGCCGCAGGGCCCCGCTGACGCCGCAGGAGATGCCGCTGTCGCCGCTGAGGAGTCGGGAGATGCCGTGGCCGCGGCCCAGGCCGAGCTGCATGCCCGGCTGGCGCTGGCGTCGCTCGCCGAGGACGCGCTGAGCGACGAAATCCACTGA
- a CDS encoding phage major capsid protein has product MATTATLKARGNQLRADFKTINDDDILTPAERAERLETLVKAVSEHETEIRNSETARELSAKLGRGEAAVDHEMTDAPIMKSLAARIMAHKDFTDAQDAVNPDARRVVSKAFEIGLKDSTPAANLLGESIYGATGPTPLGQNPFFPTGAAAALLPPTWLPGIVEQRFYPLTLSDVIPSSAITTNNLSYVVESAFTNNAAEVAEAGQYPYSSVKVDRVYEQLGKLGNALKITDETIADSALFHNFASGRLVLGLQRKEEVAMLAGAGGGNGNINGLLARSAGFTKEHGFTPVTVSGVMFPPSGTPGAGTSPETVATLTYGRQVKGAAAGAYPIASAIAEALFMGVTDVWLNSWIAPTHYVLNPLDWQVIRLGKDANDEYYGPSFFGASYGNEQGAPDSLWGKPVIVTPAMPQGSALVASMTREVLEAFRRQGISVEMTNSNGNDFDHGLWTVRGQLRSGLAVYRPAAFELVQIIAG; this is encoded by the coding sequence ATGGCGACCACCGCCACTTTGAAAGCTCGCGGCAATCAGCTGCGGGCCGATTTCAAAACCATCAACGACGACGACATCCTGACTCCCGCCGAACGCGCGGAGCGACTGGAGACCTTGGTCAAGGCCGTCAGCGAGCACGAGACCGAGATCAGAAACTCCGAGACCGCGCGGGAGTTGTCGGCCAAGCTCGGGCGCGGTGAGGCCGCGGTCGACCACGAGATGACCGATGCGCCGATAATGAAGTCCCTCGCGGCGCGCATCATGGCGCACAAGGACTTCACCGACGCCCAGGACGCGGTGAACCCTGACGCCCGGCGCGTGGTGAGCAAGGCGTTCGAGATCGGCCTGAAGGACTCGACCCCGGCGGCGAACCTGCTCGGTGAGTCCATCTACGGCGCCACCGGCCCGACACCGCTGGGACAGAATCCGTTCTTCCCGACCGGCGCCGCGGCGGCCCTTCTACCGCCGACGTGGTTGCCCGGCATCGTCGAGCAGCGGTTCTATCCGCTGACCTTGAGCGATGTCATCCCGTCGAGCGCGATCACCACGAACAACTTGTCCTACGTCGTCGAGTCGGCGTTCACCAACAACGCTGCCGAGGTCGCCGAGGCCGGGCAGTACCCCTACAGCTCGGTGAAAGTCGATCGCGTCTACGAGCAGCTCGGCAAACTCGGCAACGCCCTGAAGATCACCGACGAGACCATCGCCGACAGCGCACTGTTCCACAACTTCGCTTCCGGCCGTCTGGTTTTGGGGCTTCAGCGCAAGGAAGAGGTCGCGATGCTGGCGGGTGCCGGGGGCGGCAACGGTAACATCAACGGCCTGCTCGCCCGCAGCGCGGGATTCACCAAGGAACACGGATTCACCCCGGTGACCGTCAGCGGTGTCATGTTCCCGCCCTCGGGTACCCCTGGCGCGGGCACGTCGCCGGAGACCGTGGCGACGCTGACCTACGGCCGCCAGGTCAAAGGCGCTGCGGCCGGGGCCTACCCGATCGCGAGCGCTATCGCCGAGGCCCTGTTCATGGGGGTGACCGATGTGTGGCTCAACTCGTGGATCGCCCCCACTCACTACGTACTCAATCCCCTTGACTGGCAAGTGATTCGGTTGGGCAAAGACGCCAATGACGAGTATTACGGGCCGAGCTTCTTCGGTGCCTCCTACGGCAACGAGCAGGGCGCTCCGGACTCGTTGTGGGGCAAGCCGGTCATCGTCACCCCGGCTATGCCGCAAGGCTCCGCGCTCGTCGCGTCCATGACCCGTGAAGTGCTGGAAGCGTTTCGGCGCCAGGGTATTTCGGTCGAGATGACCAACAGCAACGGAAACGATTTCGATCACGGACTGTGGACCGTGCGCGGGCAGCTGCGCTCGGGCCTGGCCGTGTACCGCCCGGCCGCGTTCGAACTGGTCCAGATCATCGCGGGCTGA
- a CDS encoding phage tail tape measure protein, which yields MKGQGVYFDVIPSLDETRLVKAFATATSRAETAANDMVRAISGHDYFASPTTQLDRWVAKMETGMRAANTIADRTAENLVRANDRVRISELQKTAAQQRAVEMLDKYGQKSSQYLQALASQERAIRSAAAATRDLSAAQAADTAAAARKMEAQRRQDEATTASAAAMGRLGTAVTGLTVGVGAGMAAAFTAGASKAGDLEKGLRLLQTGAKESTENIAVLRKGVLDLQSQWGTPANDQLQALLIIERAGYHGQQAMNVLTAGVQAAKAEGSNLRTVVEQLTTTMNDFDVKPFVKDVNQAMSTSVEVASMSKVTLEEYARAIGKVEESAKGAGLNMVGLNAAFAAVTQHGITADDTAQLLLHGINTLQRPSIKQSQVLNQFGISTAQVQGWLADPNLQLGGTVEQIQKRVDKYKGADGRIHLDPHAVSIDARAALDAEWKSMTDFQRTIASRFAGHGEINAESFNKVINGLGEDDRAVLSEWRSLYDSSHGFNRLLRSGLNPSMSPSQAQQAIFGDAMTTKLAQYLLDKGGPLPYDDLFRDLGRNQNRTDPNGQVQGSTQSQDTLKAQLSDLRGALNTDLTKLGDSSQGPLTSFVRHLVGLATFLGDHQGVLQYGGLTALGLTGALGLIKGGNALGGLFGADKGSFGRLIGRGIGAGARGIGTGAAALYSRAGTTAWMARTAALDGLTAASGWIGTNARGLAQSGSSVGGQIRNAAIGGVEIASNAVGAIGSGTSKAFDALKSGAASAGSSIAGLSRTIAGLGVSMATNLKTQTVTAFVAGFQVLKDAGGWVRDFVVAQKAAASASKAWAAAQLILDAALSPVGLVVIGIGAAIGALAAGFIYAYNHSERFRDIVTGALSAVGRFFSKAWTDWIKPVFDGFGSATTDVTSAWQKTTDFFGTSLRDVRTFFIEFGAVVSEVYGRTLKVTFDALGAALGKVRDAFSNTVTWVKTEWGKLGQVAATPVKWIITHVYDGGIRPVWNRIDSVFGGHHQLPEIQFRAAGGGIWAGPGTIPGYAPGIDDVNAKLSKGESVLTPEASKKLGYSTIAKLNAESGRRSANDLMGQPIRAAGGLLGDLGSAAGNAWNDITGAAGLATKLVSNPVASVRSLLDKVLGETGNTPGDAGLWRQAAIDIPRHFLARAVETAKGWIGFGRKNASGPASDSPGTPWVGSGTLDTWISQAIALTGVDPATWGPGWHTLVMRESSGNPNAINLWDSNAKAGHPSKGLTQLIDSNFQRYRDPRLSDNIFDPIANLVADAGYIKAVYGDITRVQQANSTLPAHGYAGGGIKDPHLTAPEKDRESGRTTAAPGLTTALADRTAIDRAWAYIRSVAGTAYSYGGLDCSMFLSGIYQSLLGRDSAIRAFNTTSDFLALGFRRGLGGIFSIGVNPKPGELGHMAGTFDGADVESNAAHGVTYGPGATGAADAQFPDKYYLPGNLFSPPLRGAGAKPTEGQSQANKLHAQARKLRDRITTLQKEEQRANDAAAQRDQDALKADDDAAKYTSKAAQQILDADKKKYLDAAQKARDRGGKAREAAQKERDRAATYHQRAQDAQVQADQADRDAGTAWSSPSQVKPRRNGSGDPNHLLTPKEAIEQLAGTAVDAAFETLGLSDTVFADPNQSYLLRIGNAILNPFAKVPPQQQDQQDSADQDSLDAEGDAAAGDASPAIDGGGLDDTTDPAADLGGSDDDMAGPDSSLSPDTDLDSGPAATPGSAPPSPGPNDVPSQADQDTQTPDLGHFARPDWLPGAGPTTPLAPSTAVPSQPPLTQQLLDLLQTTPQTHDAGGLLQPGLTLVNNATGLPEAVLAPREKRNLEAIARLELGQVGGNPRSWVHIENLHQYSGEDGHDTGRRIAREMAAYSAGAR from the coding sequence ATGAAGGGCCAGGGCGTCTACTTCGACGTCATCCCCAGCCTCGACGAAACCCGCCTGGTCAAGGCATTCGCGACCGCGACCAGCCGCGCCGAGACCGCCGCCAACGACATGGTCCGCGCCATCTCCGGACACGACTATTTCGCCTCACCCACAACGCAACTCGACCGGTGGGTCGCGAAGATGGAGACCGGGATGCGGGCGGCGAACACGATCGCCGACCGCACCGCGGAGAACCTGGTCCGCGCCAACGACCGCGTCAGGATTTCCGAACTTCAGAAGACCGCCGCGCAGCAGCGTGCCGTCGAGATGCTCGACAAGTACGGCCAGAAGTCGTCCCAGTATCTCCAGGCGCTGGCGTCGCAGGAGCGCGCGATCCGCAGCGCTGCCGCCGCCACCCGTGACCTGTCCGCCGCCCAGGCCGCCGACACCGCCGCCGCCGCGCGGAAGATGGAGGCCCAGCGTCGGCAGGACGAGGCCACCACGGCCAGCGCCGCCGCGATGGGCCGTCTCGGCACTGCCGTCACCGGTCTGACGGTCGGCGTCGGTGCCGGGATGGCCGCGGCGTTCACCGCCGGTGCCAGCAAAGCGGGCGACCTGGAAAAAGGGCTGCGGCTGCTCCAGACCGGCGCCAAGGAGAGCACCGAGAACATCGCTGTGCTGCGTAAGGGTGTGCTCGATCTGCAATCGCAGTGGGGGACACCGGCCAACGATCAGCTTCAGGCGTTGCTGATCATCGAGCGTGCCGGATACCACGGCCAGCAGGCGATGAACGTGCTCACCGCGGGTGTGCAGGCCGCCAAGGCTGAAGGCAGCAATTTGCGGACCGTGGTGGAGCAGTTGACCACCACCATGAACGACTTCGACGTGAAGCCGTTCGTGAAGGATGTCAATCAGGCGATGTCGACCAGTGTCGAAGTCGCGTCGATGAGCAAGGTCACCCTCGAGGAGTACGCGCGAGCGATCGGCAAGGTCGAAGAATCGGCCAAGGGCGCCGGGCTGAACATGGTCGGTCTCAACGCCGCGTTCGCCGCTGTCACCCAGCACGGCATCACCGCCGACGACACCGCGCAACTGCTGCTGCACGGCATCAATACCCTCCAGCGGCCCAGTATCAAGCAGTCCCAGGTGCTCAACCAGTTCGGGATCAGCACCGCGCAGGTCCAAGGCTGGCTCGCCGACCCGAACCTCCAGCTGGGCGGCACGGTCGAACAGATTCAAAAGCGCGTCGACAAGTACAAGGGCGCGGACGGGCGCATCCATCTGGACCCCCACGCGGTATCCATCGATGCCCGCGCGGCGCTGGATGCCGAATGGAAGTCGATGACCGACTTTCAGCGCACGATCGCTTCCCGATTCGCCGGGCACGGCGAGATCAACGCCGAGAGCTTCAACAAGGTCATCAACGGGCTCGGGGAGGACGACCGCGCGGTGCTGTCGGAGTGGCGGTCACTCTACGATTCCAGCCACGGGTTCAACCGGCTGCTGCGTTCCGGGCTCAACCCCTCGATGTCGCCATCGCAGGCGCAGCAGGCCATTTTCGGCGACGCGATGACGACCAAGCTGGCCCAGTACCTGCTCGACAAGGGCGGCCCGCTCCCGTACGACGACCTCTTCCGTGACCTCGGTCGAAACCAGAACCGGACCGACCCCAACGGGCAAGTCCAGGGCTCCACCCAGTCTCAGGACACGCTGAAAGCCCAACTGTCCGACCTGCGGGGTGCCCTCAACACCGACCTGACCAAGCTCGGCGACTCCTCCCAAGGCCCGCTGACCTCCTTCGTCCGCCACCTGGTCGGCCTGGCGACATTCCTCGGCGACCACCAAGGCGTGCTCCAGTACGGCGGCCTCACCGCTCTGGGCTTGACCGGCGCGTTGGGACTCATCAAGGGCGGCAACGCCCTCGGCGGTTTGTTCGGTGCCGACAAGGGATCGTTCGGGCGCCTCATCGGACGCGGTATCGGCGCAGGCGCCCGAGGGATCGGCACCGGAGCCGCAGCCCTGTACTCCCGCGCGGGGACAACCGCCTGGATGGCTCGTACCGCCGCGCTGGACGGCCTCACCGCCGCCAGCGGCTGGATCGGCACCAACGCCCGCGGTCTCGCTCAGAGCGGCAGCTCGGTCGGCGGCCAGATCCGCAACGCCGCCATCGGCGGTGTCGAGATCGCGTCGAATGCGGTGGGCGCCATCGGTTCCGGCACATCCAAGGCATTCGACGCGTTGAAATCCGGTGCGGCGTCGGCGGGTTCGTCGATCGCCGGACTGTCGCGCACCATTGCCGGGCTCGGCGTCAGCATGGCCACCAACCTGAAGACGCAGACGGTCACCGCGTTCGTTGCCGGATTCCAGGTGCTCAAGGACGCGGGTGGCTGGGTCCGTGACTTCGTCGTCGCCCAGAAGGCGGCGGCGAGTGCCAGCAAGGCGTGGGCCGCCGCCCAGCTCATCCTCGATGCGGCCCTGAGCCCGGTGGGCCTAGTGGTGATCGGGATCGGTGCCGCGATCGGCGCCCTGGCCGCCGGATTCATCTACGCCTACAACCACTCCGAGAGATTCCGCGACATCGTCACCGGCGCGCTGTCGGCGGTCGGTCGTTTCTTCTCCAAGGCGTGGACCGACTGGATCAAACCGGTCTTCGACGGATTCGGTTCGGCCACAACAGATGTGACCTCTGCCTGGCAGAAGACGACCGATTTTTTCGGTACCTCCCTCCGTGACGTCCGGACGTTTTTCATCGAATTCGGTGCCGTAGTGTCCGAGGTGTACGGGCGGACACTGAAAGTCACTTTCGACGCGCTCGGCGCCGCGCTGGGCAAAGTCCGCGACGCGTTCTCCAACACCGTGACCTGGGTGAAGACCGAGTGGGGCAAACTGGGCCAGGTCGCCGCGACCCCGGTCAAGTGGATCATCACTCACGTCTACGACGGCGGCATTCGCCCGGTCTGGAACCGCATCGACAGCGTCTTCGGTGGCCACCATCAGTTACCGGAAATCCAATTCCGGGCGGCCGGTGGCGGTATCTGGGCCGGGCCGGGCACCATCCCCGGCTACGCGCCGGGCATCGATGATGTCAACGCGAAATTGTCGAAGGGTGAATCGGTCCTCACGCCCGAAGCGAGCAAGAAGCTCGGATACTCGACGATCGCCAAGCTCAACGCGGAGTCCGGCCGCCGCTCGGCGAATGATCTGATGGGCCAGCCGATCCGCGCCGCCGGGGGTCTGCTCGGTGACCTCGGCAGTGCCGCCGGGAACGCCTGGAACGACATCACCGGCGCGGCGGGATTGGCCACCAAACTCGTGTCCAACCCGGTCGCGAGCGTGCGCTCGCTGCTGGACAAGGTGCTCGGCGAGACCGGCAATACTCCCGGTGACGCCGGGTTGTGGCGGCAGGCCGCGATCGATATCCCCCGGCATTTCCTCGCCCGAGCGGTCGAGACCGCCAAGGGGTGGATCGGCTTCGGGCGCAAGAACGCCTCCGGCCCGGCCTCCGATAGCCCTGGCACGCCGTGGGTCGGCAGCGGCACCCTCGATACCTGGATCTCCCAAGCCATCGCCCTCACCGGCGTAGACCCCGCCACGTGGGGTCCGGGCTGGCACACCCTGGTGATGCGGGAATCCTCCGGCAACCCGAACGCGATCAACCTGTGGGACTCCAACGCGAAAGCCGGGCACCCCTCCAAGGGCCTGACGCAGTTGATCGATTCGAATTTCCAGCGGTACCGAGACCCGCGCCTGTCGGATAATATTTTCGACCCGATCGCCAACCTGGTCGCGGATGCGGGCTATATCAAGGCCGTCTACGGCGATATCACTCGTGTCCAGCAGGCGAATTCGACGCTGCCCGCGCATGGTTACGCCGGTGGCGGTATCAAAGACCCGCATCTCACCGCTCCGGAAAAAGACCGCGAATCCGGGCGCACCACCGCCGCACCGGGGTTGACGACGGCGCTGGCCGACCGCACCGCGATCGATCGCGCCTGGGCCTATATTCGGTCGGTCGCGGGGACCGCCTACTCCTACGGTGGCCTGGACTGCTCGATGTTCTTGTCGGGCATCTATCAGTCGCTACTCGGCCGCGACTCAGCCATCCGGGCGTTCAACACCACCTCCGATTTCCTCGCCCTGGGGTTCCGGCGCGGGCTGGGCGGAATCTTCTCTATCGGCGTCAACCCGAAGCCAGGCGAATTAGGCCATATGGCAGGCACTTTCGATGGTGCGGATGTGGAAAGCAATGCGGCGCACGGCGTCACGTACGGGCCCGGCGCCACCGGTGCCGCTGATGCGCAGTTCCCGGACAAGTACTACCTGCCCGGTAACTTGTTCTCGCCGCCTCTCCGGGGTGCGGGTGCGAAGCCGACCGAAGGGCAGTCTCAGGCCAACAAATTGCACGCGCAGGCCCGCAAGCTGCGTGACCGGATCACCACTCTCCAGAAGGAGGAGCAGCGCGCCAACGACGCTGCGGCCCAACGTGATCAGGACGCGCTGAAGGCTGATGACGACGCGGCGAAATACACATCCAAGGCCGCGCAGCAGATCCTGGACGCGGACAAGAAGAAGTACCTCGACGCCGCGCAGAAGGCCCGTGACCGCGGCGGGAAGGCCCGCGAGGCGGCGCAGAAGGAACGCGACCGCGCCGCGACCTACCACCAGCGCGCCCAAGACGCCCAAGTCCAGGCCGATCAGGCCGACCGGGACGCCGGGACCGCCTGGTCGTCCCCGAGCCAGGTCAAGCCCCGCCGGAACGGTTCGGGCGATCCGAACCATCTGCTGACACCGAAAGAGGCCATCGAACAACTCGCCGGTACCGCGGTCGACGCGGCCTTCGAGACACTGGGCTTGTCCGACACCGTATTCGCCGATCCGAACCAGTCCTATCTGCTGCGGATCGGCAACGCGATCCTGAACCCGTTCGCGAAAGTGCCACCACAACAACAGGATCAACAAGACTCCGCCGATCAGGACTCCCTCGACGCCGAGGGCGACGCTGCGGCCGGGGACGCGAGCCCGGCCATCGACGGTGGCGGCCTGGACGACACCACCGATCCCGCCGCCGATCTCGGCGGCAGCGACGACGACATGGCCGGACCCGACTCGTCACTGAGTCCGGACACCGACCTCGACAGCGGGCCCGCCGCCACTCCGGGCTCGGCGCCGCCGTCGCCGGGTCCGAATGACGTGCCGTCGCAGGCCGATCAGGACACGCAGACACCGGATCTGGGGCACTTCGCGCGCCCGGACTGGTTGCCCGGTGCGGGGCCGACAACGCCGCTGGCCCCGTCGACCGCGGTGCCGTCGCAGCCGCCGCTGACTCAGCAGCTGCTCGACCTGCTCCAGACCACACCGCAAACCCACGACGCGGGCGGGCTGCTTCAGCCCGGCCTCACGCTGGTCAACAACGCCACCGGCCTACCGGAAGCCGTCCTCGCGCCACGCGAGAAACGCAACCTCGAGGCCATCGCCCGCCTGGAACTGGGCCAGGTCGGCGGCAACCCGCGTAGCTGGGTGCATATCGAGAACCTGCACCAATACTCCGGTGAGGACGGCCACGACACCGGCCGCCGCATCGCCCGTGAGATGGCCGCCTACTCGGCAGGAGCACGATGA
- a CDS encoding Gp37-like protein — translation MVDLDTLDARLVMRTVDRALAQQELDESLSKPRFLVEIFDNQYGKQGEIGDYISTTVTWKRNATAGATIVLKGDDAWGAYARRCRTTVVPIIITVNGYRWTGRVDTASWDLVDGVATYTLQLISDWQWFHRILVFPNFALPIQFQVPKQAVYIGPACTVLAVMCFEQCIRLQFGLWEIVNNILDPAAYFATALMKEGLLTPIAVVPVNPLTDASKWVAISGRMDSIATLADQVCKDNGIDMSAEAWLPGDPQPAPDWYTLTEPCIVVRFADKSGVTGPTGTIIDGLIKEAVDIADGALAEILDPLASSEYRPEGINLAPLFGVNWERPWTVLLPDVPRSGLKECHITEHHPLAHTVIGGGRSPQWVNQTVDILLQLALSEVLAVLGASGIAPTLLDGMLDNIILSFQQVENAPRRFKLGKFGFPEYFTSTGSTAYTFGEFFALEIAQWETRGFSSCQAVMFDGVLYSLGRDYRHGDLMSWIHEGKLYSDYISEINATDDRSKRVEVLTKIGDGSAQESPWAKLQRRLQGFENAMQIALLSAN, via the coding sequence GTGGTCGATCTCGACACCCTCGACGCACGTCTGGTGATGCGGACCGTCGATCGCGCGCTCGCCCAACAGGAGCTTGACGAAAGCCTCAGTAAGCCACGGTTTCTCGTCGAGATCTTCGACAACCAGTACGGCAAGCAGGGCGAGATCGGCGACTACATCTCCACCACGGTCACCTGGAAACGCAACGCGACCGCCGGTGCGACCATCGTCCTCAAGGGCGACGACGCGTGGGGTGCCTACGCCCGCCGCTGCCGCACCACGGTGGTGCCGATCATCATCACCGTCAACGGCTACCGGTGGACCGGCCGCGTCGACACCGCCTCCTGGGACCTCGTAGACGGCGTCGCCACCTACACATTGCAGCTGATCAGTGACTGGCAGTGGTTCCACCGGATACTCGTGTTCCCGAATTTCGCGCTCCCGATTCAATTCCAGGTGCCCAAACAAGCCGTGTATATCGGTCCGGCGTGCACAGTGCTGGCGGTCATGTGTTTCGAGCAGTGCATCCGGCTGCAATTCGGGCTCTGGGAGATCGTCAACAACATCCTCGACCCGGCCGCCTATTTCGCGACCGCGCTGATGAAAGAAGGGCTACTCACCCCGATCGCGGTCGTGCCGGTCAACCCGCTCACCGACGCGTCGAAGTGGGTGGCGATCTCGGGACGCATGGATTCGATCGCCACCCTCGCCGATCAAGTGTGCAAAGACAACGGCATCGACATGTCGGCCGAGGCGTGGCTACCGGGCGATCCACAACCCGCACCGGACTGGTACACCCTCACCGAGCCCTGCATCGTGGTCCGGTTCGCCGACAAATCGGGGGTGACCGGGCCGACGGGGACGATCATCGACGGGCTCATCAAAGAGGCCGTCGATATCGCCGACGGTGCGCTCGCGGAAATCCTCGACCCGCTCGCGAGCTCCGAATACCGCCCCGAAGGCATCAACCTGGCCCCGCTGTTCGGCGTGAACTGGGAGCGGCCGTGGACGGTACTGCTGCCCGACGTGCCGCGATCCGGGCTCAAGGAATGCCACATCACCGAGCATCACCCGCTGGCGCACACGGTGATCGGCGGAGGCCGCAGCCCGCAATGGGTCAACCAAACGGTCGACATCCTGCTCCAGCTGGCACTGTCGGAAGTCTTGGCCGTGCTCGGCGCCTCCGGCATCGCACCGACCCTGCTGGACGGCATGCTGGACAACATCATTCTGTCGTTCCAGCAGGTGGAGAACGCGCCGCGGCGCTTCAAGCTCGGCAAATTCGGGTTCCCCGAATATTTCACGTCGACGGGCTCCACTGCCTACACGTTCGGCGAATTCTTCGCCTTGGAGATTGCCCAATGGGAAACTCGCGGATTTTCCAGCTGCCAGGCCGTGATGTTCGACGGTGTCCTCTACAGTCTGGGCCGCGACTATCGTCACGGCGATCTGATGTCCTGGATACATGAGGGCAAGCTGTACTCCGACTACATCAGCGAGATCAACGCCACCGACGACCGATCCAAGCGCGTCGAAGTCCTCACGAAAATCGGTGACGGCAGCGCGCAAGAATCGCCGTGGGCGAAACTTCAGCGCCGCCTCCAAGGGTTCGAAAACGCCATGCAGATCGCGCTGCTCAGCGCCAACTGA